GTTTTTATAAAAACCTAAACCTGACCCAAACCcggttcaagtttttttttttttttttaaacccaaacccgaccctattctttatctaGCCTAGTAAAACTCGACCCATTAGGATTAAGCCGGGCCGAGTACCCACGAGTCGAACtgaaattgccatccctaggtATAAGGTGGATGGTGGGTATCCCGGCATTGTTCGGCAATATGTCAACAGCACAAGAATGCCTTAAGGAATTACGATGCCGAATAATATTTGGAGGCTAACACCAATTCCAACGATTTTAGCTCCATTTCTGATGGCGCATATTCCTTGTCAGAAATAATCAATTTGGGCCCCTCCCATACGAGTGGTATAAGGGGGTAATGATGATATTTCCACTATCCTAAAGCTATAAATAGGAGAAAGGACGACAGAAAGAGGGTTAGATAATTTTGGGTAAgagaagagaggagaagagagcaTACAGATAAGTATTAAAGTGTAGGTAGTGTCGCACGATTGAGGGCCTATTCTCAAGACTTGCCCGAGAGCTACTCATAGTAAGAAACCCAATACCCACGTTACAagtaaattgtgagcccaaacaGGAAGCCAAGTTAAAGGGAGGAGGTTTGGGTACGCACAACACCGATATCAAAATGTTTCATTCCTTTGGCCAGATTGAAACATCCTTCAATTCAATATTGATTCTCTTTCCAATTCGATATTGACTCCCTTAATATACACGCAAAAATTGAAGGGAAGAAATGGACATAAGCTCAAATAACTCAATAAATTGATTACAAGTTGAATGATCGTTAATAAAAGAACCAAGTGATCATCATACAAATTTAAGGACAAATGGGTGAGTTGAAGCCCCCACATTTTCAGGAGTCAACTACCCACAGCATTATCTAGCTGCAAAACTTGAATTATGATAAAGAAAAGAGTGTGCTGCATTTTCTTCCCAACAGTTTTGACCCTCTACACCGGGGGCTAATGAATGTCTAGCGTACACCATCAGTCGAAAGCACCCTACCAGTATTTCGAGATATATTGACACCGAAGATGAATTAGGGCAGCAGAATGTGTTGCATGTCATGATCCAAATGCATCAGTGACTCCAATGGAAGTCTCGTGTACTTACATGTGTCTCTGATCAGAACGCTATATCAAAAAGAAATCAGGAAATAGTGTGCATTCATCTTGCCTGACCGTTCTCATCAGCGTAGATAGAGACATGTGCACCTGCAGTACCAGCAGCAAGCAATATTTGGTAGGGATGGAAGGTGAGGCAGCTTACAGAACCAATCTTCTGAGCCATGAACGAAGGGTAGTATCGAATGGTGCCTAGTTGTTCTCCCTCCAGACTAAAGACTTTGATAAGCTGTTTGGCTGAACCACTGGCAATAACTGGGGCATGTCTATGAACTGCTAAAGCTGTGAGGGAGCCCCTGTGAGCATCAATTGTGAGGTAGGCATCCCTGTGACTTCTGGTATCAAGAAACTGAATGTCGCCTGCCTGAGATGCACTGATAATctgcaagaaaatatgaaaagtaGGTACACTTCACCTTCCCATAAATAAATACCGAATTAGAATTGCAAAAAGGAACAAGGATTTCTATATTCAATGCACTCAAAAACCTCAAGAACTGTTGAAGCTCAATGTTTTCTCTAAATGGGCATGTCACAAAGGGAGTTATGTATACCTTTGCTGGATCTAGTCCAGGTTGAAATCCAATCCCCACAACTTCCTATATTCTtacgttacttatcaaaaaaaaaagtcttacaaaacaaatttgtaaattaatttaactaacAATAGGTTTTATAACACGCCTTCTGAAATTAATAGTCTAAAAATAGGTTTCACAACaaacttctataaaaaaataataataa
This genomic stretch from Castanea sativa cultivar Marrone di Chiusa Pesio chromosome 9, ASM4071231v1 harbors:
- the LOC142610755 gene encoding regulatory-associated protein of TOR 1-like, coding for MTVARVTRMIISASQAGDIQFLDTRSHRDAYLTIDAHRGSLTALAVHRHAPVIASGSAKQLIKVFSLEGEQLGTIRYYPSFMAQKIGSVSCLTFHPYQILLAAGTAGAHVSIYADENGQAR